The sequence ggaagtcccaaccactCACTTTTTGAAGTTTGTAAGAAATTCAGTTCTGACCAGCCAGGTGTTACTGGGAGAGACAGAATAGTTCTTATATTATGTTAGAATTCTGCTTTATCATTTTATCtccctcctttttaaaatagattttattttttagaggcctcctcctcttttttttctttcctttttttttttttttttttttaggaaaccaAAACATACAGTTTCCCTTGGATGCAGAAAGCCTTGGCAGATTTGCCAGTCATAATTAATACCCATCTGATGGTCAGAGCATAGGAGAGCTATGGCTCTTAGGAGACCAGGAAGACAAGATAGGCTTGAGCTATCATGAAATAAAACTATACGTTTTATTTTGTGAAcaaggttgttgtttagtcgctcagtcatgtccgactctttgtgaccctctggactgtagccctctaggctgctctgacaatgggatttcccagctaagaatactggagtgggttgccatttccttttccaggacatcttcccaaaccagggatcgaacctgcatctcttgggtctgctgcatgggcaggtgggttctttaccactaatgccacctgggtttgggcttccctggatcaggaagaacccctggagaagggcactaAATAAGGATGTTACCCAGgcttttcttttagtttcttgCCTAGAGTTAAGGTTTGTCTATGTAAGTTTAGGCTAAGCTTAGCCCTTGTTTACTGCTGTACTGTTGATAATCATGTGCCCTTGCTGTCATTTTTGTCTAGGTCAAGGGCAACAGGAGGGAGGTATACGTTTTAAGTTACCTGCCCTTGTTCACTATGTCTAGTTGTTTCAAATAGTTTTCTCCAAATACTATATGATTGCTAATATCATCCAGATATTGGAATTTTGTCTACCATGAAGGCAAAATATTCCATATTTAAGCTTCTCTTCAAActtctccattcttctttcttctcattaaaaaaaattatttatttggctgtgttgggtcttagttgtgtcacGTGGGGTCTTCCTTGCCCTGCGACCCTTGAGCTccagagcatgtgggctcagaaTGTTGCAGTTTCCCTACATTGGAAACagggagtcttaactactggaccaccaaggaagtcctttctGATTTTCTGATCATATCTCCTGAGCTTATAAAATATGGGTATATTTTACTTGGCTCTTGGCATTTTCATGACTTTTGGCATTTCTGTACTTCCACTGTCCAGGGCACACTAGGGCATCCAAACATTCCTCTAAGAAATTACtgttgaaaattttatttgttattgtGGAGATAGGTAATGTAATGAAGCCCCATCCTTGGATCTAACACAGATCCTCAACAATGAACAGCTCTTGGTTAATCTTGTGCTATTTATATACTCCACCTATTGATTATTCACTCttctgttttgtatgttttttaattaaattaaaatttttagggacttccctggtggtctagtggctaaaactccatgttcccaatgcagggggctcaggttcaattcctagtcagggaactagatcccacatgccacaactgaatgatcccacatgctgcaactaagacctgatactgccaaataaatatttagaaaaaaacttttttacatTTAGTtgaaagtttcaggtgtacaacttaGTGATTCATAatctttaaaggttatattccatttatagttattataaaatattggctatattcatGTTGTActatatatccttatagcttatttattttatagatcaAGTtcgtacctcttaatcccctctCCCATCTTGCCCCACCCCCCTTCTCTTGgttatcttgatttttaaaacccAGTTTCTGAACTTCCCTAGTGGgctagtagttaagactctgagcttccagtgcaggggcaccagttcgatccctggtctcaGGGAAGGTCCCTGGATCCTATGGGATGTACCatgtggcaaaagaaaaaaacaattaatagataaaaaaaacaagtaattaaaaaaaaaaaaaaaagtttctcctgtgatgctttttttctctctagcaTGAGGATGAGCTTTGGGTTAACTTTCAAAAGGACAGCAAAAGTCCACTGGAGGGCAAACTTCAGCCAGCAGTGCTCACTCAGATCCACTGGGTTATTTGTGCCACCAAGTCCTCCTCTGGACCCTGAGAAGGTCAAAGAGTTACAACGCTTCATCACCCTTTCCAAGAGGCTCCTAGTAATGACCGGGGCAGGAATCTCCACCGAGTCAGGGATCCCAGACTACAGGTCAGAAAAGGTGGGACTTTATGCCCGCACAGACCGGAGGCCTATCCAGCATGGGGATTTTGTACGGAGCACTCCCGTCCGCCAGCGGTACTGGGCTAGAAACTTTGTGGGCTGGCCTCAGTTCTCCTCCCGCCAGCCTAACCCTGCACACTGGGCTCTGAGCAACTGGGAGAGACTCGGAAAGCTGCACTGGTTGGTGACCCAAAACGTGGATGCCTTGCATACCAAGGCGGGGAGTCAGCGCCTAACAGAACTGCACGGATGCATGCACAGGTACGGGAAAACCTAAAACAGTGAAGGTAGAAATGTGTGCTCCGTCAGAGCAGGGACCTGGCCGTGCTGATCACTGCTGTCTTCCCTAGACCATGAGGAAATGATTCAGGAGGAAGTTGTTTACTTTGGAGTTGATCCTAGCAAATTCAGTGAGGGAATGGGACATGAAACAGGGAAGATAGGAGAGCTAGGGAAAGGTTATGCTAATGAATGTGTTACTGCTTGGGGCAGCTGGCTCTCTGACTGTTCAGCAGTTTCAGAATCATCTTACTGAAAATCAAGGGACCTGGGGTGTTTATCCATCATCTCCCATCCTTCACTGGTGGAGGGGGACTCTGGGAGAATTAACTCCCTAATACTGACTCTGCTCCTGCAGGAAAGCTTCTATGGCCAGAGAATTAGGAAGCCATTTAcaagagatctgtatgcaggtggcCTCTGAGTGTTCCCAGGGAACTGTGACCAGACCACCAAACAGCATGTGCTACAAACAGCTGGGTCCCCAGTGCCTAGACACATAGATCACAGGACAGCCAGGACCCAATAAAGACTGATGAAGTGAACATACGTAGCCCTGGTTGTAACTTGTAGCTAATTGGAGCCCATTTCCTTATCTTTAAGCCTGGGAAACAGTTCTCTGCGAACTGAAATCAGTCCACCATTTGTAAACTCTATTGGGTGCCTGCAACATGTGGTGTGTACTGGTGTGCTCCTTGCCGGTGTGGAGGGgtcaaaaccaaaatataaaatgtggtctgcattatatatatatatatatatatatatatataaaataataccaAAATATAATATGTGAGAATTTGGTaatctttttttgggggagacCCGAAAATACCAGGTTTAATGACAAACAACTCCACACATGACTGTTATTTTATGTGGTCCTTGATAGACATGTTTTACAGGTTCAGAGAAACAGGAGTAATCAAGAAAGCTTTTATAGGTGAGATGGGGCTGGAGAATAGCTCAGGTTTAACTTGACAAAGGCAGGGAAAGAGGGCTTTCCATATGAAGGGAACTTTTGTAGAGTGGACTGGTCTCCTTGGAGACTAGTATGAAATCAGCTTGTCTGGGAAGGCTAGACCCAAATCCTGGATGCATTTAAAAATCTTGCAGTGCTGATTTGGGTCTGTTGTGAGAGACCAAAGGGGGCTGTTGGTGGTTTCTGAACAAGAAAGCAATATGATAAAAATAGCATTTGAGGAAGGCTGGACAGGATTAGGAAGAGTGGCTCAGGGAGGTCAGCCAGAAGGACTCAGACTAAGTTAGTGTCAGGGAATGAGCTGGGGATGGCTATGGGTTCATTAAGTTTTTTTCtgtgatgaaaattttaaaaatccacagaaGTAGAGTCATATAATGGACTCCCACGTACCATCACCCAGATTCAAAGAGTTTTATCAAGTCTACTTTATCCTTTCTCTTCAtctcttcttaaatttcttttttcccgCTTTGGCCtcgctgtgtggcatgcaggatcttaactccccaaccagggatcaaacctgtgccccttgcattgggagtggggTGTCTTAACCATTGggtcgccagggaagtcccattttcttaaatgttttaaaacaaatctgggacctggcagtgaaagcctggaatcctaaccactaggccaccagggaactcctggaAAAGTATTTTCATGGGCAGCGATAATTACAGCAAATGATTAGAGCAGAAGATGGAGGGGGTTGGAAAACCCTGGTTTCGGGACTAAGGAAATTATCTGGTAAAGTCTTTGCAGTCATGTTAAGGATAAAAGTGAGCTGCAGCAGATTTAAGCAGGGAGTGGGTGGTGAAGAAACAAATGCATTTTGTTCTAGAAGGCTGGCAGGCACTGGAAGGAAGGTGATAGCTAAAGAGGTCATGacaagatattaataaaatgagGGGAAACGGGGGGTGTCAGGGAGAGAAAGCCATCGTGATGGAGGAGCTGGAGATGGCTGGGATGAAAGGTCTCTGGCAGCTTTGTGCCTCCCCCAGGTCAGTCGGCCCTTCTGTGGTTTCAGGGTCCTCTGCTTGGATTGTGGGGAGCAGACTCCCCGTGGGGTGCTGCAGGAGCGGTTCCAAGTCCTGAACCCAACCTGGAGTGCCGAGGCCCACGGCCTGGCTCCCGACGGCGATGTCTTTCTCACCGAGGAGGAGGTACAGAGCTTCCAGGTCCCATCCTGCTCTCGATGTGGGGGCCCCCTGAAACCAGACGTCGTCTTCTTCGGGGACACGGTGAAGCCTGACAAGGTTGATTTTGTGCACAAGAGGGTGAAAGAAGCTGACTCCCTCCTGGTGGTGGGATCATCCTTGCAGGTAACTGGCTTGTTGTTACTGGTAACTAACTGCAAGCTGGGAGGCCCTGGTgctggtggtagtggtggtgctttagtctctaagtcttgtctgattctttctgaccccatggactgtagcccccgccaggctcctctgtgcctggcatttcccaggcaaatatattggaattggttgccatttcctcttcctggggatcaaacccatgtctcctgaactggcttTACCCTGGAGGGGCTCCCTATTTGGTCCAGCTCTTTCTGCGTCTAAAGAGCTCTCACCTGCCTCTTCTGCCCTGACAGGTGTACTCAGGTTACAGGTTCATCCTCACTGCCCGAGAGAAGAAGCTGCCCATCGTGATACTGAACATTGGGCCCACGCGGTCCGATGACCTGGCATCTCTGAAACTGGATTCTCGTTGTGGAGAGTTGCTGCCATTAATAGACCCACGCTGACCACAGCCTGATGTTCTGGAGCCGGAAACTGGGGCTTTCACTTTAATTCTGCTGCTAAGGGTAAAAAACCTTAGATACCAGATTCCAGTTCCTACTCAAGTCCAAtaccatgcttccactgcagggggcatggttccatacctgatcagggaactaagatcccacatgctaaagggcgtggtcaaaaaaaaaggatggccattttaaattattatttatttttagctgtgttgCAGGGGCTTTCTCTGGGTTGTGGCCAGtgagggctactcttcgttggggtgcaggggcttctcattgtgttgTGTTCTCTTGTTACCTCTAGGCAGGAGGgcttcactagttgtggcacgggcttagttgcccttcaccacgtggaatcttccaggaccggggattgaacccctgttccctgcattggtagatggattcttaaccactgaaccaataAGGAAGTCTTGGTATGGCCATTCTTAACTGAAACTTAAGTGAAATGGTTTCTTGATGGTTAAGTGAAATGGTTTAAACTTAAGTGAAATGGTTTCTTAAATGAAaccattcttaatttttttatgtatGTTAAGCGATATTGGAAAGACAATGATTTTTGAATTCTAGGCACATAGCTATTTAAGACAATGTTCCAAAAtctgccattgccttttcccccATTACcaaaaataacagctttattaagatatgaTTCCCATACCATAAAGTTCATCCTTTAAAAAGTATACTTAAAAAGTATGTAATTAATGTGTTCTTAGTATACTCACAAAGTTTACACATGAATCATCACTACTTCTAGAACATTCTCATCATCCCAGGAAGAAAACCTATTAGCAGTGATTCCCCATTTCCCACCCTCCCTGGTCCTGACAACAACTAATCTTCTGTTTTTGCCTGTCCTGGACAGTTCATACAGTAGGTAGCCTTCGGTGTCTGTCTTCTCCTCTTAGTGTGATGTTTTCAAGAGTCACCCATATTGTAGCAGGTGTTAGTACTCTACCTCTATATTCACTATTGGTACAACCACTtaaagaaaaaggtttttttccagctttgagatataattcatatatcatACAGTTCACTCATTTACTGCATACAATTcaatagtttttaatatattcccaGAGGAGTAAagccacttttttaaaaaacagattttattttttgaggttcATGGCagaattgagcagaaagtacaggaGGTTCCCATACATTCCTTCCCCCTGTTTACTCACACggtatttgttgtttatttactGAAGgaatcttggttgcttccaactttttggcaattatgaataaagtggAGGTTTTCTGTGGACATACGTTTTCATCTCATTTGGGCAAATACCAAGGAATGAGATCGCTGGATCACATGataagaatatgtttagtttttagTTCTTTGATAGTAAGAAACTATCAAAGTGTTTTCTCAAGTGGCTGCTTCCCCACCAGCTATGTGTGAGAGTTCCTGTACAACtacttttttaaactattttaatgaAGATGTAGAGCATCAAGATCAAGGAACAGAACCCTGCTAGCCCCCAAGAAGTCCCCTTGGCACAGTCacttttgaaagtgttagtcattcagttgtgtccaactctttgtgatcccatggactgtggcccatcaggctcctctgtccatggaattctccaggcaggaatactagagtgggcagccatttccttctccaagggatcttcccaacccagagatcgagcccAGGCATctaacattgcaggcagattctttaccatctgacccatcagggaagcccacaatcaCTTTTAACTAGTGTCTTATGACTagaataaaacatatttattatggAAAGTGCAGGTGATACAGATAAGTAAAAAGGATTTTCATACAAATTACCCATAATCTTACCACCAAGATAACCAAAATTTAACATTCTGGTGTAACTGAATctaaagcttttcttttcttacaaAAGTTGAATCAAGCAGTGCAGTGTTTTACATCCTGTTTTCACCTTACAGAGGTGACATACCCTAAATTCTATGGTTTTTTGAATGGGGGACTGATGTAcacagccatttcctcctccccactgTCGGCTTATTTTGGCAttaacttgtttcttttcttttcagatacCTAAGGATTCATCCCCGCTTCCTCTATCTGACCGAGGCTTACCAACTGTAGCCTGCAGAGGGCGGCAAAGCAACATCTCTCTGCAGGACCATCTCTGAACCCAGCAGGTTTCAGAGCTCAGGAGTTAAAATCTTCAGGCTAATGAGATTTACCCCATAAGATGGACTTGCAGTTTCTTTTGATAggaaaactgctttttaaaaatctcattaggCAGAAGAAAGAGCCCAGGAAATATGTAAACCAGAATGACCTCCAGAGTGCTAACCTAGGGATCTCACTAATATCCTAAGTAAGGGGGTCGGGGGAAGAAAATGACTTAATTTCTAATTCTAAAtggttaaatatatttaagtgaaTCATtttgatatactttttttttttttcaaaaaaatgatgAGCAAtaatatgaattaattttttactaACCAAGggataaaggaaacattttttaaatagcacATTAGGTATGTGGGttgtacttttatatttttttaatcagctgAAAATGAATGTAGCTTGATGACCCAGTTCTCTAAGGATTTCTGCTTGATTTCAGCTGCTGGAATGAGACGGGCCTTGAACCTGGTCTGTAGAGAGGAAACAGTGAATTCCCAAGTGGGTTCTTAAATTGATTTGTTTCTGCTGAGGGAAGCAGCAAGCCTTGTTTGATTACTGTGTTAGCCAGAGAGAATCATCGTCCTACGCTAAAGCTTTCTGCACAATCTCATCAAAAAGTGAGGCAGGTGAAAGATTCACAGCCTATTCTGGATAGTCTTTTGTCTGAAATTGGGGCAAGCAATATACATTTATCCTGCATCTGCCTAGGAAGCAAATTTCAGTTAACTGGGATAACCCAAGATATTGAAAACACATAGCTTTCTTTTCACCTGCACAATATGTTTGCTCATAACCATCCATTAATGCTGGAGAGGCGTAAGGTTGTTGTAAATCTCACTCCAGCTTTTTTGCATCTAGAGATACTAAGATGCTCTGAACGAGATTTGCTCAATTACTGAAAGTCGGTACTACCAATAATTGCATTCAAATCTGGGTCTTTTGAATTCCAAGCCATTCCCCGCCATGAATCTCATAAATGGTTACTGACCAACAGTGTATTTATCTACTAAGGCTACAAAGATACAGCTCCTTGTTCTCAAGTGGCTCACAAAAGATGTGTTATCTCGCCCACCCTCATTCCTTACCAAAAGatgtcacagagtcaggcatgaaaTGATAGGAGAGAAAATTTAGTCCATCCCCGATTCACTTTGTCTAAGATCCAGACTTAACTAAGGCCACAGTTTTTAAAGAGCCAGGACTAGAATCCAGGTAGATCTTCCTCCCTGTTCTTTTAGACAGCAGTGATTCCTACCTCTCTGAAGATTCCAGTTAGTAGGAAGTTAGCCTGAAGTGGAAGTCAACAGCACCCCTGGCCAAGAATGGTAACAATGTGGGCAGTGGAGACCAGGTTAGGCTGCCAGGGAGAGAGGTCAGGCTCTTTTATCACCTAATGCTGGCATGATTCATGAAACCAAGTCTTGAGGGCCTTAGGAATGTTTGTTTTGGTTGTATTTCCTCTGGAAATGAAttctttgcaaaaaaaatttGCCTCAAGAGGAACCTGGCATTTCCTGAAGCTGATGCTTCTCATGTCTCTTACTTTGcatcttttgctttcttctagCTTTGCAGTTCCCAACCCGCTCTAAGTGCCCTGAGTTGGACTAACAGACTTCTACTAGCGGGTGCTGTCAGCTTGTCGCTGCCCTGGTTACATGGTTCTAACTGCATTCATCCAGCTTTGGCTGTGACTTTCACTCATATCCTTCCTAGTTGCTTCCACAACTCTGCTATCACAGTTGTATTATAtggtttgctttttaattaatttatttactgtggctgtgctgggtcttcattgctacacacaggcattctctagttgcagtgagtggaggctactcttctCTGTGGTGTTcaggtttctcattgctgtggctctTCTTGCTGCAGGGCACAAGCTTTTCAGCTCAGACTCAGTACCTGGGCCCCATGGgctttagttgccccaaggcatgtgaggTCATTCCCAGACTATGGATTGGACTTGTGTCCCcggcattgcaaggcagattcttatccactgtatcatcagggaagtcctcacggTTTTCATAAGTAGAAGTCATGAAGGCAAACAAGCACAGAATACTCAAATCTCCTTCCCACTAACTCATACTCCTTTCACGATGTTAAAACTGAGTATCCTCTCGGCTCTCCCTTAAATAATAGCATTTGTTGAACACGCTATATCCCAAGCATTGTGCAAAGTATTTTACAACGTATCAGCTCGGTTGACCCCACCAGAGATGCTTGTGCATGCATCAAGGTCAATCCTCATTGGATGCCAAATGTTTCCTGAGAGGATCAGAGGCAGGATGGATAGAAAATGCAACACTCCTAGGTAGGGTGACCAGCCATCCCAGATTTTCCAGTACTGAAGGAGTTTCCTGATGCAGGGCTTGCAGTGCTAAAATCAAGATGACTTGTTCACTCTGCTCCAAGGAAGAGCAAAGGTTGCTGCCAGCTGTAATAGTTAATTCCAGATATATTATTCTTGTTGAGATTCAAGATGGTCCTCTGATGTccagattgtttccttaatttttttttaaatatttgtctgctccaggtcttagttgtggcatgtagaatctttagttgcagcacgtgggatctagctccctgaccagggattgcacccaggtctcctgcattgggagcacagagtcttagcctctgggcaACCAGGAATGACCctgattccttaatttttatGTCACatgaacaaaaagaaatttaaactcATCCAAGAAAGCAGAGTCTTTCTTCTTATTAGAGAAGGAATACAGCAATGCACTGAAACTCTTAGGATACAGGCAGACTTGGATTTCCAAAACCCTGTCTTGCTA is a genomic window of Bos javanicus breed banteng chromosome 17, ARS-OSU_banteng_1.0, whole genome shotgun sequence containing:
- the SIRT4 gene encoding NAD-dependent protein lipoamidase sirtuin-4, mitochondrial isoform X4, encoding MRMSFGLTFKRTAKVHWRANFSQQCSLRSTGLFVPPSPPLDPEKVKELQRFITLSKRLLVMTGAGISTESGIPDYRSEKVGLYARTDRRPIQHGDFVRSTPVRQRYWARNFVGWPQFSSRQPNPAHWALSNWERLGKLHWLVTQNVDALHTKAGSQRLTELHGCMHRVLCLDCGEQTPRGVLQERFQVLNPTWSAEAHGLAPDGDVFLTEEEVQSFQVPSCSRCGGPLKPDVVFFGDTVKPDKVDFVHKRVKEADSLLVVGSSLQVYSGYRFILTAREKKLPIVILNIGPTRSDDLASLKLDSRCGELLPLIDPR
- the SIRT4 gene encoding NAD-dependent protein lipoamidase sirtuin-4, mitochondrial isoform X2, coding for MQISMTSQRRIGLTCTLRRKQSIRRTGKARTNRRRTRNWSMRMSFGLTFKRTAKVHWRANFSQQCSLRSTGLFVPPSPPLDPEKVKELQRFITLSKRLLVMTGAGISTESGIPDYRSEKVGLYARTDRRPIQHGDFVRSTPVRQRYWARNFVGWPQFSSRQPNPAHWALSNWERLGKLHWLVTQNVDALHTKAGSQRLTELHGCMHRVLCLDCGEQTPRGVLQERFQVLNPTWSAEAHGLAPDGDVFLTEEEVQSFQVPSCSRCGGPLKPDVVFFGDTVKPDKVDFVHKRVKEADSLLVVGSSLQVYSGYRFILTAREKKLPIVILNIGPTRSDDLASLKLDSRCGELLPLIDPR
- the SIRT4 gene encoding NAD-dependent protein lipoamidase sirtuin-4, mitochondrial isoform X1, which encodes MTSQRRIGLTCTLRRKQSIRRTGKARTNRRRTRNWSMRMSFGLTFKRTAKVHWRANFSQQCSLRSTGLFVPPSPPLDPEKVKELQRFITLSKRLLVMTGAGISTESGIPDYRSEKVGLYARTDRRPIQHGDFVRSTPVRQRYWARNFVGWPQFSSRQPNPAHWALSNWERLGKLHWLVTQNVDALHTKAGSQRLTELHGCMHRVLCLDCGEQTPRGVLQERFQVLNPTWSAEAHGLAPDGDVFLTEEEVQSFQVPSCSRCGGPLKPDVVFFGDTVKPDKVDFVHKRVKEADSLLVVGSSLQVYSGYRFILTAREKKLPIVILNIGPTRSDDLASLKLDSRCGELLPLIDPR
- the SIRT4 gene encoding NAD-dependent protein lipoamidase sirtuin-4, mitochondrial isoform X3 produces the protein MNYISQNANIARLSLLGVKCPLSCGSMRMSFGLTFKRTAKVHWRANFSQQCSLRSTGLFVPPSPPLDPEKVKELQRFITLSKRLLVMTGAGISTESGIPDYRSEKVGLYARTDRRPIQHGDFVRSTPVRQRYWARNFVGWPQFSSRQPNPAHWALSNWERLGKLHWLVTQNVDALHTKAGSQRLTELHGCMHRVLCLDCGEQTPRGVLQERFQVLNPTWSAEAHGLAPDGDVFLTEEEVQSFQVPSCSRCGGPLKPDVVFFGDTVKPDKVDFVHKRVKEADSLLVVGSSLQVYSGYRFILTAREKKLPIVILNIGPTRSDDLASLKLDSRCGELLPLIDPR